In the Pithys albifrons albifrons isolate INPA30051 chromosome 3, PitAlb_v1, whole genome shotgun sequence genome, one interval contains:
- the SHISAL1 gene encoding protein shisa-like-1 isoform X2 codes for MTSCGHQSLNVLMVLLSLLLSAVLAAHFRVCEPYTDHKGRYHFGFHCPRLSDNKSFIFCCHHNNTVFKYCCNETEFQAVMQMNLTGSADGYMHNNYSALLGVWIYGFLVLLLLLLDLLYYSSLNYDICKLYLARWGIQGKGVTAQPRCQPQPQPPQTVHTLQGDAASPPLMSFQGTAA; via the exons ATGACAAGTTGTGGTCACCAGTCCCTGAATGTGCTGATGGTTCTGCTCTCATTGCTCTTGTCAGCAG TGTTGGCTGCGCACTTTCGGGTCTGCGAGCCCTACACGGACCACAAGGGGCGGTACCACTTCGGCTTCCACTGCCCGCGACTCTCGGACAACAAATCCTTCATCTTCTGCTGTCACCATAACAACACCGTGTTCAAGTACTGCTGCAATGAGACCGAGTTCCAGGCTGTGATGCAGATGAACCTGACGGGCAGTGCAGATGGATATATGCATAA CAACTACAGTGCCCTGCTGGGCGTGTGGATCTACGGcttccttgtgctgctgctgctgctgctcgaCCTGCTCTACTACTCCTCGCTCAACTACGACATCTGCAAACTGTACCTGGCACGGTGGGGCATCCAGGGCAAGGGGGTGACAGCCCAGCCCCggtgccagccccagccccagcccccgcAGACTGTGCACACGCTGCAAGGAGATGCTGCAAGCCCACCCCTGATGTCCTTTCAGGGTACAGCTGCCTG
- the SHISAL1 gene encoding protein shisa-like-1 isoform X1, which produces MTSCGHQSLNVLMVLLSLLLSAVLAAHFRVCEPYTDHKGRYHFGFHCPRLSDNKSFIFCCHHNNTVFKYCCNETEFQAVMQMNLTGSADGYMHNNYSALLGVWIYGFLVLLLLLLDLLYYSSLNYDICKLYLARWGIQGKGVTAQPRCQPQPQPPQTVHTLQGDAASPPLMSFQGTAACMKTI; this is translated from the exons ATGACAAGTTGTGGTCACCAGTCCCTGAATGTGCTGATGGTTCTGCTCTCATTGCTCTTGTCAGCAG TGTTGGCTGCGCACTTTCGGGTCTGCGAGCCCTACACGGACCACAAGGGGCGGTACCACTTCGGCTTCCACTGCCCGCGACTCTCGGACAACAAATCCTTCATCTTCTGCTGTCACCATAACAACACCGTGTTCAAGTACTGCTGCAATGAGACCGAGTTCCAGGCTGTGATGCAGATGAACCTGACGGGCAGTGCAGATGGATATATGCATAA CAACTACAGTGCCCTGCTGGGCGTGTGGATCTACGGcttccttgtgctgctgctgctgctgctcgaCCTGCTCTACTACTCCTCGCTCAACTACGACATCTGCAAACTGTACCTGGCACGGTGGGGCATCCAGGGCAAGGGGGTGACAGCCCAGCCCCggtgccagccccagccccagcccccgcAGACTGTGCACACGCTGCAAGGAGATGCTGCAAGCCCACCCCTGATGTCCTTTCAGGGTACAGCTGCCTG TATGAAAACCATCTGA